From Girardinichthys multiradiatus isolate DD_20200921_A chromosome 19, DD_fGirMul_XY1, whole genome shotgun sequence:
TGTAAACAATGACAGATGAAATGCCTGCGTGGCTTTTAACAGATATAACTTATTTAGCAGATTTAAGGCTCACCTTGGTTCTTAACACCGATCTTAATGCTAATGCCGCCATGGTGAACTGGTTTTGCCCGAAAAGGACCTGAGTTCACAGATTCTGCAGGTAGCACGATGGTCAAGAGTACTCAGAAATCTCCCTCACAGACATGGATTACCTTCGGACGGCTTCTGATCAAACTCGAAGCTCACTATTGGTCAACATGTACACACGCCCACAAATAAAGGCCCATGATTGGTCTCATTGCTGAACAACCTGTCCaatcaatattttgtgtggcctCAGCTTTATTAGTCGCCTAACTATTGgataaacaagaaaaactcaaCGGAGACCATAGAACAGAAGACGCCTTTTTGACGCCATTGGCTTCATCATCCAGTAGGAATGATACGTTAACGTGACGGCCATATTGTGTGTGGCAATTTCGCCCTGACAAACGAGTTAAAACATACTTAAAAACTGacttttctgaataaaataaacgATCAAgtttacatttgacaaaatctgatcagtgttttttgtttataactTTACGCGTTCATTTCAGTTCTAATAATGAAGGTCATTtagacaaaatgacaaaatatttgtaaatttaaataaaactgcaaaagaACAGAATGTGCTTAAAATACACATAAACATACCTTAATTTACATCTGACCTGTTTCCTTGTCCTCGctcaagaaaagcattcccatcGCATTATgaagccaccaccatgttttggaGTAGGGATTATGTGCAAGGAAATGttaaattattataaataatttttatataatttataaaCAATATTCAGCTATTTTGCTTTGGATACAATATCTAATATCTAAAACCCTTTAAAGAATTTGCTAGTAGaattactactactgctaccgctactactactactactactactaacaataataataatacagcaATATAATATGTGTTATGCATTTGAGAATTATGCATATGCATTTGTACTGTATGgcaaacaaatataaattataCCAGAAAACATGTCATACAATTATATGTTATTTGCTGCAGACCATTTATAAGGACATGTTATTTTGTTcactatgttttctttttctggaaGACCCCTTGCCTTTTCTCTCCTAAGCCTTTAGAATGTGAACAGTCTAAATAACTTGAcaagatattattttatagtctaTATATGGTAGCAATGTTCATGAAAATAGATGGCAACTTTAGTATTAAAAAACAGATCATTTCttgtcattattttgtttttctacctCAGGTAGCTTTCCCCTGGGTCCTAATAGCCTAGCAGCTCCGGGGAATGACCTGCatgatcattttattaaaaaaacataaataaatgtattgttgtTAATTTTAACTCATAGTTATGTAAAGTGATCGTCTGAAATGACTATACgtttgaaatatttattaatgtatAATTTTGGGGGGGGGGCTTAGGGAGATGAAGTCCCTTCAACTGCCACTCACAATATGGCGGCGACGTAGACGTAAGATCCGGACGCTGATGCAGTTTCAATTGTTTTATAACTATGACGCTGGTTAGTCCGCCATATTTTTTAGCCCAACAACTAATGTAACCTGGAGCTGAACAGTGACCAACAGGGTTGTGTTCTTAGTAACAACTTTCAGTCTAGCTTTTTCTGCTGTTATTGTTTTCTTCTTATAAGTGTAAGAAAGCCGAATTAATAGCGAAGTGTTCACAACACAACAGACGTCTCAGTAAGCCAGGAGTTCACtttattttcatgttacaaACGATATAACTACAACAAGGATGCGCTTGACGTTAGTTTGCCGTGTTAAGGTACTTTAATAtgtgtttctattagttatgtgtgtgtgtgtgtgtttaatgtgAACCAGATGATGCAAAGCCATGGACCAAAGTACAAGTAGGAGGGAATTCAGGGACACATCCCATTGGCTGCTGGAGGGGATGGGAATTTAtaggaaaaaaacatgcaacacTTGATTGTCTCTAGTTGAGACTTTACTAGATTCACGGAGCTATGGCAACCCAAACCAAGGTGAACCACGCAAATCTAAACTACATGTAGGGAAAATGCAACGTTCTCTTATATTCTGGTCTTCcgatgtttgtttctttttttttccttttagccTGTACTCCATGGATACTTCAGAAGCTCCTGCTCCTGGAGGGTCCGGATTGGTAAGTtactctgcttttctcttttataGAGCATTGTTATGTTAACAAGATATTATTAAACTTTTTATGCACAGCTTTTGCTCTTAAGGGCATTGAATATAACCATGTTGCAGTCAATCTTATCAAAGATGGCGGTCAGCAGGTATAGTATGAACATTTACTGTTTCCTTGAGAAAGCAAAAATATCTTTCATTTTATTCCATGATTACAACTTCACTTTAGCTCCAGTGCAGTTTGcagtgtatatttatatatctgAGTTTAATAGATGTCTAAACCTGATGGTATATCTCTGTCCACCTCAGTTTACAGAGCAGCACAAAACATTAAACCCCATGCAGCAGGTTCCTGCTGTGGAAATTGATGGCACCACTCTTTTTCAGTCTGTAAGTTTAAGCCCTCTATCCATGTCAGCCTACAAGTATATacggtgccttgcaaatgtattcacacccctggaagtttttcaaactttgtaaatttacaaccacaaatttctgtggattttatgtgatagaaaagCACAAAACTCAACATAAATTTGTAGAGgatgaaaattaaattaatgatTTTAGACTTctttaacaaatagaaatatgaaaagtgtggtatgcaCTTATATTTATGGCTTTCAAGAGTCATCTTTTGTTCTTTGAGCCCATATGTCTACCAGCTTTTCACATTTAGAGACTAAAGATTTTGCCAATTTTTGAAAACAGCTCAAGGTCAAACAAATTGTACTCAGAGGCTCTGTGAAGATTAGCTTTCAAGACTTGCCACAGACTCAATTCAATTTAGGGCTGGACATTTATTAGGTCATTTTAAGACATGAATgcactttaatctaaaccagtCCATTGTTGCCCTGCTGTCAGATGAACTTCCACCCAAATATCAAGTCTTATTCAGCCTCTAACCGGTTTTATCCAAGTATTTGCGGGGTGAAAAGAATAGGTCCTTAAAAGTTTTCACCAACAAAAAAATCCATGAGAGGTCTGGTGTGgtactgtatatttttaaatgaaatgggATGACCCAGCATCATGGTGGGGTCACAGGatcaaagatggagggaactaCATTGGGCCACTGCAaagttttgtgttggtctgtgagGCTAATTCCCAATAAAAgacatgtgaaaaagttaaaggggcatgaatactttcTCAAAGCACATTTAATCCTACTGAACACACTTGTTTTGCTCATGTAGCTTGCAGTGATCCAGTACATTGATGAGACCAGACCAGGACCTCGTCTTCTTCCTGTGGACCCGAAGGCTCGTGCCCAGGTTCGGATGATAAGTGACCTTGTTGCCTCGGGGATACAGCCTCTGCAGGTAGCTATAAAACCAAGATTTCTGTTCCACTTTGAATAGTCTGAAACATTATAGTAACATTTGATACATTTCAGAATGTATACGTACTCCAAAAGATCGGAGCAGAGAAGTTACCATGGGCGCAGCACTTCATTAACCGTGGTTTTCAAGGTCGGTGGAAGCTTTTGTTTGTCCTTAGTTATAAAAGCGCTCATAAATTATGTTTTCACTGGGTTTTGTGTGAACTTTGATCTCTTACAGCTTTAGAGACCATTCTGAAGGAAACTTCAGGCAAATACTGTGTAGGTGATGAGGTAAGAACATGATTATCAGaacaaaagttaaaagaaaaatgaaatacaGCAAAGACATGACACTTTGCTGATTGCTTTCATTATAGATTTCCATGGCAGACCTTTGTTTGGTCCCACAAGTCTACAATGCTCAGAGGTGTgtatttcaacatttcacaaatcaCTTTGAGTTGCTCTACATCTTCTACTTTGAAAAAACTCCTGCACATCAAGCTAAAGTGCcttatagaaatatatatagcCATTGaaaatttccacattttgtcaggcAGCAATAGCAGACTTTAtagtattttattgaaattttctGATAGGTTTACAAAATGGTTCATAGTTAGGGAAGGAAATTAATGCATGATCAAGTTAAAACCTGGGTTAGATTATtaaatatctcaagctttgaacatctcacagagcactgttcaaccGTCTGAAAATGAAGAGTtttgcaaacctaccaagacatcgccatacacctaaactgacaggcaggcACTCCAGAAAATGTAGGTCTCATTGAAGACAGGCAAGGAGAACAGCAGAAAGActcctgtttaaagtttgccaaaagccatgtaGAGGATGCAGCAGAAATATGGAGAAGGGTTCTCTGATCCAAAGAGACCagcattttacttttaaaacaccaaacattactctgaacacaccacacTGTGAAACATattggtgacagcatcatgcttttgGGATGTTCATgcattagaatggcccaatcaaagttcATTTGAGATTTTGTGGCAAGATTTGTATATTGCTGTTCCCAGACACTCCCCATGCAATCAGATCAGGCTGAGCTTAAACTACACTGCTGCCAAAAGTATAGAGTCCCACCACAAAATCAGTGATGtttcaatcacttccatggctgcagatgTATGAGGTTTGTTGTGGAGAAAACTGACTGGcctgcagagtcctgacctcaaccttcttcaaCACCTTTGGTTGTTCTGGTTTTCCCATTCTACTATGAAAACAAGCCTAAacattgtggaaaatgtttacagaatagttaaagttgctattgctggcaatagtcggtccatcaacaaattgaacCTTATAAATTAAGAATAAGATGTCATAATTGATGTACACGTAGAagtagacaaatacttttggtaatTGTGTAtttggtaaagaaaaaaaaatgcacaaaatcCTTTGTAGCTGTGGAAAACTGATAAACATATCCAAAAGAAGTACTTCTGCcatgctgaatacaaatgctcgACAAActtatcagatttttttgtgaaagattttgaaaatcattcataattttccttccacttcacaattatgcagtagtttgtgttggtctttcataaATTCCAATAACATTCTTGTAGGTTTGTAGTTTgaatgggacaaaatgtgaatttaGTAAAGCACTTATGTCATGTAATTTCTGCAGGTATAACGTGGACGTGAGCCAATATCCGACCATTAAAAGGATAAATGAGACCCTGCTTGAGATTGAAGCTTTCAAACTGAGTCATCCATCTCGCCAACCTGACACACCTGCTGATCTTTCAGCATGAACTGATGATAGTGTGGCACAAGTACAGtgttaaataaaatgctttaaagaaGTGTTTTATTGAATCAACATTAAATAACAATGAAACTCAAAATATTCCATACAAATATATTTCCAACATCAAATAACTCAGATTTGTAATAGGCAAAACATGCAAATGAAACATTTGTTACGCAAAGTGCAAGACCTCAGAAATCAGTGCATACATTTTATTACTGGTGCACAATCTGTGGTTACACTCTGATTTATGACCAGAATAAAGCAAAAGAAACCTATTTTCTTTTACGTCattttttctgcagctgcatAAGTATAATCATTTGTCACCAGTAATTTCCACGGGACATTTTAATGTGTCACCATAGAAGCAACCGGAGCAGTCAGACCCACCGAAGACCAGCACTCTGCacttgacatttctgttttcaccCTGCTCCGTTTGTAAATTTATCATGCTGTGTCCTGCACGGGGCTTGGAGCAAAGCAGAGGGCATGCAATTGAGCTCCATATATTGGTTTCTAAATGGGGGGAAACAAAGCAGAACATCTTTCTTACTGAACAGATAACTAGCagcataattttatttattctctCACACAGGACTGCACATTTTCAAGTATCAGCACTCACCTGTGTTGAAGACATGTACATCCTGCAGAGCTCCAATTGCACAGCAGCCTCCACTGATCAGAATCCTGTTATCCAACACCGGAGCTGCCGCATGAAACCTAGTCATTTACATGTGAGATGGTTTTCTCTGCATCTTCAgccatt
This genomic window contains:
- the gstz1 gene encoding maleylacetoacetate isomerase isoform X1; the encoded protein is MRLTLVCRVKPVLHGYFRSSCSWRVRIAFALKGIEYNHVAVNLIKDGGQQFTEQHKTLNPMQQVPAVEIDGTTLFQSLAVIQYIDETRPGPRLLPVDPKARAQVRMISDLVASGIQPLQNVYVLQKIGAEKLPWAQHFINRGFQALETILKETSGKYCVGDEISMADLCLVPQVYNAQRYNVDVSQYPTIKRINETLLEIEAFKLSHPSRQPDTPADLSA
- the gstz1 gene encoding maleylacetoacetate isomerase isoform X3; the encoded protein is MDTSEAPAPGGSGLGIEYNHVAVNLIKDGGQQFTEQHKTLNPMQQVPAVEIDGTTLFQSLAVIQYIDETRPGPRLLPVDPKARAQVRMISDLVASGIQPLQNVYVLQKIGAEKLPWAQHFINRGFQALETILKETSGKYCVGDEISMADLCLVPQVYNAQRYNVDVSQYPTIKRINETLLEIEAFKLSHPSRQPDTPADLSA
- the gstz1 gene encoding maleylacetoacetate isomerase isoform X2, with amino-acid sequence MATQTKPVLHGYFRSSCSWRVRIAFALKGIEYNHVAVNLIKDGGQQFTEQHKTLNPMQQVPAVEIDGTTLFQSLAVIQYIDETRPGPRLLPVDPKARAQVRMISDLVASGIQPLQNVYVLQKIGAEKLPWAQHFINRGFQALETILKETSGKYCVGDEISMADLCLVPQVYNAQRYNVDVSQYPTIKRINETLLEIEAFKLSHPSRQPDTPADLSA